One window from the genome of Mucilaginibacter ginsenosidivorans encodes:
- a CDS encoding Clp protease N-terminal domain-containing protein produces the protein MEAKFALRVKNLVQVAKELANEVGNAKLESEHFLLAFIKDPLNIVLR, from the coding sequence ATGGAAGCTAAATTCGCCTTGAGGGTAAAAAATCTTGTACAAGTTGCTAAAGAACTAGCGAATGAAGTCGGTAATGCCAAACTAGAATCTGAACACTTTTTATTAGCCTTTATAAAAGATCCATTAAATATCGTTCTACGATAA
- a CDS encoding 3-keto-disaccharide hydrolase: MNQQTVFGKWHGIMSLLFIFSLFFIPAAHAQQSKDPDVIGRWDLTVDKGGQSLPSWLEVQKSGTHTLIGRFCYAFGSARPISQVMEKDGKFSFSIPPQWEEGSRNMDFEFEVNGDAIKGTMVYTDGQTYNWTGVRAPLLARSKTPVWGKPIRLFNGKNTKGWHTDGRPNQWVVENGILRSKKSGANLMTDKTFTDFKLHIEFRYQQGSNSGVYLRGRYETQVIDTKSGEPEPINNQFSSIYGFLAPNKMMAKNPGEWQSYDITLVGRLVTVVANGQEVICRQIIPGITGGAIDSKEGEPGPIFIQGDHGPIDYRNIVITPAK; this comes from the coding sequence ATGAACCAACAAACCGTTTTCGGCAAATGGCATGGCATCATGTCGCTGCTGTTTATTTTCAGCTTATTTTTTATTCCTGCTGCCCACGCGCAGCAAAGCAAGGACCCGGATGTAATAGGCCGGTGGGACCTAACCGTCGATAAAGGCGGCCAGAGTTTGCCGTCGTGGCTCGAGGTGCAAAAATCGGGCACACACACGCTTATCGGGCGTTTTTGTTATGCCTTCGGCAGCGCCAGGCCTATTTCGCAGGTGATGGAGAAGGATGGCAAATTCAGCTTTTCTATTCCGCCGCAATGGGAAGAGGGCAGCCGCAATATGGATTTTGAGTTTGAGGTGAACGGCGACGCCATTAAAGGCACCATGGTTTACACCGACGGCCAAACCTACAACTGGACCGGTGTACGCGCGCCATTGCTGGCACGCAGCAAAACCCCGGTTTGGGGCAAGCCCATCCGCCTGTTCAACGGCAAAAATACCAAAGGCTGGCATACCGACGGCAGGCCCAACCAGTGGGTAGTGGAGAATGGTATTTTGCGGAGCAAAAAATCGGGCGCCAACCTGATGACCGATAAAACCTTTACCGATTTTAAACTGCATATCGAGTTCCGTTACCAGCAGGGCAGCAACAGCGGCGTTTACCTGCGCGGCCGGTATGAGACCCAGGTAATAGACACTAAAAGCGGCGAGCCTGAACCGATAAATAACCAGTTCAGTTCGATATATGGCTTTTTGGCGCCAAACAAAATGATGGCCAAAAACCCGGGCGAATGGCAGTCGTACGATATTACGCTGGTAGGTCGCCTGGTTACGGTAGTGGCCAACGGGCAGGAAGTTATCTGCCGCCAGATAATCCCGGGCATTACCGGCGGCGCTATCGACAGCAAGGAAGGCGAACCTGGCCCCATTTTTATACAAGGCGACCATGGCCCGATAGATTACCGCAATATTGTGATAACACCGGCGAAGTAG
- a CDS encoding OmpH family outer membrane protein, with product MRSLTIIFFIILASFGANAQTAPATAAPAQAPTVVFINSDSLLANYAYYKAIKTKLENLSAQAQNEITTKGQAFQKEVAAYQKKVNSLTPAQKAATEKALAKKQNDLQALNQNTAKQLQDIEASENANLYDRIAEYLKGYTKTKGYKIVLTYSKSNPSMLYGDDSLDVTKDVLVGLNEEYNKAGK from the coding sequence ATGAGATCATTAACAATCATTTTCTTCATCATACTGGCATCATTTGGGGCTAACGCGCAAACTGCACCCGCCACTGCTGCACCTGCACAGGCCCCTACCGTGGTGTTTATCAATTCGGATAGCCTGCTGGCCAATTATGCCTACTATAAAGCGATAAAGACAAAATTGGAGAACCTGTCGGCCCAGGCGCAAAACGAGATAACTACCAAGGGACAGGCTTTTCAGAAAGAGGTTGCCGCTTACCAGAAAAAAGTGAACTCGCTAACCCCCGCTCAAAAAGCCGCAACCGAAAAGGCGCTGGCTAAAAAGCAAAACGACCTGCAGGCCCTCAATCAAAATACGGCCAAACAGTTGCAGGATATCGAGGCGTCGGAAAATGCCAACCTGTACGACCGCATTGCCGAGTACCTGAAAGGCTACACCAAAACCAAAGGTTATAAGATCGTACTTACCTATTCCAAATCGAACCCTTCGATGCTGTACGGCGACGACAGCCTGGATGTGACCAAAGATGTGTTGGTTGGGCTGAACGAGGAGTATAATAAGGCGGGGAAATAA
- a CDS encoding SAM-dependent methyltransferase, whose product MVYGTLYLVPVPLAENAAAKSFTPYLTDTINSIREYIVENEKTARRFLKEAGLKIPQNELIIHDYGKHSRDNDINSFFKGLTAGNDVGLMSEAGCPGVADPGSDIVAEAHKRGIKVVPLVGPSSILLAVMASGFNGQSFTFHGYLPIDKNERAKKIKELESMATRFNQTQLFIETPFRNNPMLEEILRSCAANTRLCIACDLTAADEFVQTKTIAAWRQKVPDLHKRPTIFLLFRS is encoded by the coding sequence ATGGTTTACGGAACACTCTACCTGGTACCTGTGCCACTTGCCGAAAATGCTGCTGCAAAGTCGTTTACGCCCTATCTTACTGATACCATCAACAGCATAAGGGAGTATATTGTTGAGAACGAAAAGACCGCCCGCCGCTTTTTAAAGGAAGCCGGCCTAAAAATTCCGCAAAACGAACTCATCATCCACGACTATGGCAAGCACAGCCGCGATAACGACATCAACAGTTTCTTTAAGGGTTTGACGGCAGGTAACGACGTTGGTTTAATGAGCGAAGCTGGCTGCCCGGGCGTGGCCGATCCGGGTTCGGATATTGTGGCCGAAGCACATAAAAGGGGAATAAAAGTGGTACCGCTGGTCGGGCCCAGCTCAATATTGCTGGCGGTAATGGCGTCAGGCTTCAACGGGCAAAGCTTTACTTTTCACGGCTACCTGCCCATCGACAAAAACGAGCGTGCAAAAAAAATAAAAGAACTGGAATCGATGGCTACCCGGTTCAACCAAACGCAGCTTTTTATCGAAACGCCTTTCCGTAACAACCCCATGCTGGAGGAAATTTTACGGTCGTGTGCCGCTAACACCCGCCTTTGCATCGCCTGCGACCTTACTGCTGCCGATGAATTTGTTCAAACCAAAACCATCGCCGCCTGGCGGCAGAAAGTGCCCGATCTGCATAAACGTCCAACCATTTTCCTTTTATTCCGTTCCTGA
- a CDS encoding FAD-dependent monooxygenase encodes MRITEEHTKVLIVGAGPSGLMMAAQLLRYGVQPLIIDNKQGPTSHSNALGVQARSLEIYRQMGVSDKVVQNGKQAQGLTFTENSKQAASISLANAGKGQTLFPYVLLYQQYKNERLLLDYLTHHACPVYWETSLITLKQNPGYAYAALKNAEGEYHVKCDWVIGADGAHSTVRKQLNIPFKGDTYPHHFYLVDAELDAPFLDGDYVQLYLSKTGFSGFFPMPEKDCYRIIGSLPAEFENKEDIKIDDVLPLLDKVIGQPVRVVKNNWFTTYKLHHRMAEHFRDHRCFLVGDAAHIHSPVGGQGMNTGLQDAYNLAWKLAGVVTGNIHETILNSYEAERMPVARDLLSSTDRVFNIIMSDGWLMGLVKKWVLPAVLNYFGKNDKIKAQLFRRVSQTGISYRDSKINVHLSRSTRIKAGDRLPYLEIYDEKKQEETDLHAWCSKPGFTLIILGKFDEMLLFNIAKWITNRYTGVLNFFYLPPSGKNLDVFEAFEVSPHQEKAIIVRPDMHIGYMNDLVSIAMLDNYLVNVASVIPAKK; translated from the coding sequence ATGCGAATTACCGAAGAGCATACCAAAGTATTGATAGTTGGCGCCGGGCCATCGGGTTTGATGATGGCTGCGCAGTTGTTGCGCTACGGCGTGCAGCCGCTGATAATTGATAACAAACAAGGACCCACCAGCCATTCAAATGCGCTTGGCGTGCAGGCACGGTCGCTGGAAATATACCGGCAAATGGGTGTGTCGGATAAAGTAGTTCAAAACGGCAAACAGGCACAAGGGCTTACCTTTACCGAAAATAGCAAACAAGCGGCGTCCATCTCCTTAGCCAATGCCGGCAAAGGTCAAACGCTTTTTCCTTATGTGCTGCTATACCAGCAATATAAAAATGAGCGGCTATTACTTGATTATTTGACGCACCATGCCTGCCCGGTTTATTGGGAAACGTCGCTCATCACCCTAAAACAAAATCCTGGTTATGCCTATGCGGCACTTAAAAATGCCGAAGGCGAATACCATGTAAAATGCGACTGGGTTATCGGCGCCGACGGGGCACACAGCACGGTTCGAAAACAACTGAATATCCCGTTTAAGGGCGATACTTATCCCCACCATTTTTACCTGGTGGATGCTGAACTCGATGCGCCATTCCTGGATGGGGATTATGTACAGCTCTACCTGTCGAAGACGGGTTTCAGCGGGTTTTTCCCCATGCCCGAAAAAGATTGTTACCGTATCATCGGCAGTTTACCGGCAGAATTTGAAAATAAAGAAGACATCAAAATAGATGATGTTTTGCCGCTGCTGGATAAAGTAATCGGCCAGCCGGTCCGGGTCGTGAAAAACAACTGGTTCACCACCTATAAGCTGCACCACCGCATGGCCGAACATTTCAGGGACCATCGCTGCTTTTTGGTGGGCGACGCGGCGCATATCCACTCGCCCGTTGGTGGGCAGGGTATGAATACCGGTTTGCAGGATGCCTATAACCTGGCCTGGAAACTTGCCGGCGTAGTTACCGGGAATATACACGAAACGATACTTAACAGTTATGAGGCCGAACGTATGCCCGTGGCCCGCGACCTGTTAAGCTCGACCGACCGGGTGTTTAACATCATCATGTCCGACGGCTGGCTTATGGGCCTGGTAAAAAAATGGGTACTGCCGGCAGTGTTAAACTATTTCGGTAAAAATGACAAGATCAAAGCGCAATTGTTTAGGCGGGTTTCGCAAACGGGTATCTCCTATCGCGACAGCAAGATCAATGTGCATTTAAGCAGGTCGACCAGGATAAAAGCCGGCGACCGCCTGCCCTATCTTGAAATTTATGACGAGAAGAAACAGGAGGAAACTGATCTGCATGCCTGGTGCAGTAAGCCGGGCTTTACGCTGATAATCCTTGGCAAGTTTGATGAGATGCTGTTGTTCAACATCGCCAAATGGATCACCAACCGGTATACAGGCGTGCTAAATTTCTTCTACCTGCCGCCATCGGGCAAAAACCTGGACGTATTTGAAGCGTTTGAAGTAAGTCCCCACCAGGAAAAGGCCATCATCGTACGTCCCGATATGCACATTGGATATATGAACGACCTGGTAAGCATCGCCATGCTGGATAATTACCTGGTCAACGTTGCCAGTGTCATTCCCGCTAAAAAATAA
- a CDS encoding intradiol ring-cleavage dioxygenase codes for MERKNFLKTFALAAAAGPMILDSCKKDSVTKTSTSTTTGTSTSTTTTSTTGSCIVTATETEGPYPYPSGEIKNPLERSDVTESTQTGVPLSLTFIVVDAGNNCNIVSNARVDIWHCNKDGYYSGYANQPGILGTKSYVGSTWLRGYQLTDSAGLAKFTTIYPGWYTGRATHIHIEVYVDGVMKKTTQICFSEAINNTVYASSLYSAHGVNTTTNEADSIFGDSLTDLANETVSLTGSVSEGYTGSYTIGITL; via the coding sequence ATGGAACGGAAAAACTTTTTAAAAACATTTGCACTTGCCGCTGCCGCAGGGCCGATGATATTGGATAGCTGTAAAAAAGACAGTGTAACCAAAACCAGTACTTCAACCACCACCGGGACAAGCACCAGCACAACTACCACATCAACCACAGGCAGTTGTATTGTGACCGCCACGGAAACGGAAGGGCCATACCCTTATCCAAGTGGCGAGATCAAAAACCCGCTTGAAAGAAGCGACGTTACTGAAAGCACTCAAACCGGCGTTCCGTTGTCATTAACCTTTATAGTGGTAGACGCAGGAAATAATTGCAACATTGTAAGCAATGCGCGTGTGGATATATGGCACTGTAATAAAGATGGCTACTATTCAGGTTATGCTAACCAGCCAGGGATATTGGGTACTAAAAGTTATGTGGGATCCACCTGGCTGCGCGGCTACCAGCTAACGGATAGCGCAGGCCTTGCCAAATTTACTACCATATACCCTGGGTGGTACACAGGCAGGGCCACGCATATACACATAGAGGTTTATGTGGATGGTGTGATGAAAAAAACCACCCAGATATGCTTCTCCGAGGCAATAAATAATACGGTGTATGCAAGCAGCCTCTATTCGGCACACGGTGTTAACACTACCACCAATGAGGCGGATAGCATATTTGGGGATTCACTGACCGACCTGGCCAACGAGACGGTGAGCCTTACGGGCAGCGTGAGCGAAGGTTACACAGGGTCATATACTATAGGTATAACACTGTAA
- a CDS encoding LytR/AlgR family response regulator transcription factor, whose product MIKLKCIAIDDEPLALRLIARYVHQFPELQLVQTFEDAVSGGEYLKNSPVDLLFLDINMPDISGIQLARSLETRPMIIFTTAYKKFAFEGFELEALDYLLKPIDAKRFAKAVEKAIEYFRYKNAAPEKQETSLYVYSEYRMIKINLDDIEYIESMEDYIKIHQQNAKTILTLMPLKKVLEKLPADKFQRVHRSFIVAVDKIRSIHNRKIQLAGAELPVSETYMDFVRKWMKFK is encoded by the coding sequence ATGATAAAACTCAAATGTATAGCTATTGACGACGAGCCGCTGGCATTAAGACTGATAGCAAGGTATGTGCACCAGTTCCCCGAATTGCAGCTGGTGCAGACCTTTGAAGATGCGGTGTCGGGTGGCGAATACCTGAAAAACTCGCCTGTCGACCTGCTTTTTCTCGATATCAATATGCCCGATATATCCGGTATCCAGCTTGCCCGTTCGCTTGAAACCAGGCCGATGATCATTTTTACAACGGCCTATAAGAAATTTGCTTTTGAAGGTTTTGAACTCGAAGCGCTTGACTATTTGCTGAAACCCATAGATGCGAAACGTTTTGCAAAGGCGGTGGAGAAGGCTATTGAATATTTTAGGTATAAGAATGCGGCGCCCGAAAAGCAGGAAACCAGCCTGTATGTATATTCGGAATATCGCATGATAAAGATCAACCTGGATGATATTGAATATATCGAAAGCATGGAGGACTACATCAAGATACATCAGCAAAATGCTAAAACCATCCTGACCCTGATGCCGCTAAAAAAGGTGCTGGAAAAACTGCCCGCAGATAAATTTCAGCGTGTGCACCGCAGCTTTATTGTGGCCGTTGATAAGATAAGATCTATCCACAACCGCAAGATCCAATTAGCCGGTGCCGAATTGCCGGTTAGCGAAACTTATATGGATTTTGTGCGTAAATGGATGAAATTCAAATGA
- a CDS encoding sensor histidine kinase yields MLRFRAYLVVVHIAGWLLFMALPLLFINAGEQNSIQSVFSSPYYWLFCITYAFLFYFNAYVLVPLLFLKKRYVTYGIITLVLLSGTYFLQPYDRLLRSNENRPGMAPMHIRSPMRDILRGRAMPPPRREGPGPHGEPPPGYPGSGGPPPDGPMQQSPHYGPYRHIDSISLFLFAMIIALSTAIRIIRQWQLSEQRAVQAESDKTSAELSFLKAQINPHFLFNTLNNIYTLAVMQDENAPESILKLSNIMRYVTDDAMENFVPLQYEVDCINDYIELQRLRLGDKTTIDMKVSGLIEDKVIAPLILMTFIENVFKYGISKHEPSTVSINILGHENGISFYCQNRIFPDKVQTEREGIGLKNVKQRLAYLYPGKHVLNINTENQLYTVNLILQA; encoded by the coding sequence ATGTTGAGGTTCAGGGCGTATCTTGTTGTTGTACATATTGCCGGATGGTTGCTATTTATGGCGCTTCCGTTATTGTTCATCAATGCTGGCGAACAAAACAGCATTCAATCGGTATTTTCATCGCCCTATTACTGGCTGTTTTGCATTACCTATGCTTTCCTCTTTTATTTTAACGCGTACGTGCTGGTACCCCTCTTATTCCTGAAGAAAAGGTATGTTACCTATGGTATCATAACACTGGTATTGCTTAGTGGCACATACTTTTTGCAGCCTTATGATCGCTTATTGCGCAGCAACGAAAACCGTCCTGGCATGGCACCCATGCATATCCGGTCGCCGATGCGCGATATTTTGAGGGGCAGGGCCATGCCGCCTCCCCGCCGGGAGGGGCCCGGGCCGCACGGCGAGCCGCCACCAGGTTATCCGGGTTCGGGAGGGCCGCCGCCCGACGGGCCAATGCAACAGTCCCCGCATTACGGGCCGTACCGCCATATCGACAGCATCAGCTTGTTCCTGTTTGCCATGATCATAGCGCTGAGCACCGCGATCAGGATCATCAGGCAGTGGCAATTGTCGGAACAGCGCGCCGTACAGGCCGAATCGGACAAAACCAGCGCCGAGTTGTCGTTTTTGAAGGCGCAGATCAATCCACATTTCCTGTTCAATACACTGAACAATATTTACACCCTGGCGGTGATGCAGGATGAGAACGCACCCGAAAGCATCCTGAAACTATCCAATATTATGCGGTATGTTACCGATGATGCCATGGAAAACTTTGTGCCGTTGCAGTATGAGGTGGATTGTATCAACGATTATATCGAACTTCAGCGTTTGCGGCTGGGCGATAAAACAACCATTGACATGAAGGTGTCGGGGCTGATTGAGGACAAGGTTATAGCGCCGCTTATACTGATGACCTTTATCGAAAACGTATTTAAATATGGTATCAGCAAACACGAACCGTCGACGGTCAGCATCAATATCCTTGGCCACGAAAATGGCATTTCATTTTATTGCCAGAACCGTATATTCCCCGATAAGGTACAAACGGAGCGCGAAGGTATCGGCTTAAAAAACGTAAAGCAACGGCTGGCCTATTTGTATCCTGGCAAGCATGTGCTGAACATCAATACCGAGAACCAGTTATATACCGTAAACCTGATATTGCAGGCGTAA
- the miaE gene encoding tRNA-(ms[2]io[6]A)-hydroxylase, translating into MSERTILKLQLPTDPLWVKNVVESNIEEILTDHAFCEQKAASNAITLIVQNPNLSDLVQEMAALVQEEMDHFKRVHDIILERGYILGRERKDDYVNELRKFLSSGGSRNAQLIDRLLLSAMIEARSCERFKVMSEHIGDARLSEFYHELMISEATHYTTFIRLAKKYANGIDVDKRWKEFLDYEAQVIQNYGKSETIHG; encoded by the coding sequence GTGAGCGAAAGAACCATCCTGAAACTTCAGTTGCCTACCGACCCGCTATGGGTAAAGAACGTAGTAGAGAGTAACATCGAAGAAATACTGACAGACCACGCCTTCTGCGAGCAAAAGGCAGCCAGCAACGCCATCACGCTTATCGTACAAAATCCAAATCTTTCCGACCTGGTGCAGGAAATGGCCGCTTTGGTGCAGGAGGAGATGGATCACTTTAAACGTGTTCATGATATTATACTGGAACGCGGGTATATCCTGGGGCGTGAGCGTAAGGATGATTATGTGAACGAATTGCGGAAATTTTTATCCTCAGGCGGCAGCCGCAATGCGCAGTTGATAGACCGGCTGTTACTTTCGGCCATGATAGAGGCACGGAGCTGTGAGCGCTTCAAGGTGATGTCGGAGCATATCGGTGATGCGCGGCTATCGGAATTTTACCACGAACTGATGATAAGCGAAGCCACACACTACACGACTTTCATTCGCCTGGCAAAAAAATATGCCAACGGCATCGACGTGGATAAGCGATGGAAGGAATTCCTTGATTACGAGGCTCAGGTGATCCAAAATTACGGCAAAAGCGAGACCATTCATGGTTAA